The following proteins are encoded in a genomic region of Oceanisphaera profunda:
- the fdx gene encoding ISC system 2Fe-2S type ferredoxin, whose product MAKIVFLPHPELCPEGAEVEALPGESVLDAALRNGIGIEHACEKVCACTTCHIIVREGFDSLDESTELEDDMLDKAWGLEPESRLGCQTRMIDEDLVVEIPKYTVNMVSESQ is encoded by the coding sequence ATGGCCAAGATTGTATTTCTGCCTCATCCGGAGCTGTGCCCAGAGGGCGCCGAAGTTGAAGCCTTGCCCGGTGAGTCGGTATTAGATGCAGCTCTGCGTAATGGTATCGGCATTGAGCATGCCTGTGAAAAAGTCTGTGCGTGTACCACTTGTCATATTATCGTGCGCGAAGGTTTTGACTCGCTGGATGAAAGCACTGAGTTAGAAGATGACATGTTAGATAAAGCTTGGGGGCTAGAGCCGGAGTCGCGGTTGGGCTGCCAAACGCGGATGATTGACGAAGACTTAGTGGTAGAAATCCCTAAGTACACCGTCAACATGGTGTCTGAGAGCCAATAG
- the hscA gene encoding Fe-S protein assembly chaperone HscA has product MALLQISEPGQSAAPHEHKWAVGIDLGTTNSLVAVVRSGAPETLIDEQGRDLLPSVVHYGPQALRVGFDAKREADQDPQYTISSVKRLLGKALADIPRHRLPYAFNESDNGLISLNTPQGPVNPVQVSAEILKVLAERAEASLGNPVQGAVITVPAYFDDAQRQGTKDAAQLAGLNVLRLLNEPTAAAIAYGLDSGQEGVIAVFDLGGGTFDISILRLHRGVFEVLATGGDSALGGDDFDHMLADWIQQQAKLTELSPSQQRNLLDVACAAKQSLTDQDSVQVSWQGWQGSLSRDEFDALILPWVNKTLVACRRALKDAGVTAAEVQEVVMVGGSTRVPLVRTRVGEFFATEPLTSLDPDKVVAIGAAIQADVLIGNKPDSDMLLLDVIPLSLGLETMGGLVEKVIPRNTTIPVARAQEFTTFKDGQTAMAIHVVQGERELVADCRSLARFNLTNIPPMAAGAAHIKVTFQVDADGLLSVSAMEKSSGVQAAIEVKPSYGLDEAEISQMLTASFEHAQSDIDARMLAEQKVEAARVIENINSALAVDAALLNESELANIVASVDLLAQAASGDDLAAIKQAVEKTDQQTADFAARRMDASIRQALAGQQVDKV; this is encoded by the coding sequence ATGGCATTACTACAAATTTCTGAGCCGGGCCAAAGCGCGGCACCGCATGAGCACAAGTGGGCCGTGGGCATCGATCTCGGTACCACTAATTCCTTAGTGGCCGTGGTACGTAGCGGCGCGCCCGAAACCCTGATTGATGAGCAAGGCCGTGACTTGCTGCCCTCTGTGGTGCACTACGGCCCGCAAGCCTTGCGGGTGGGCTTTGATGCCAAACGCGAAGCCGACCAAGACCCTCAATATACTATCTCCTCCGTTAAACGTTTACTGGGCAAAGCCTTGGCTGATATTCCACGCCATCGCCTACCTTATGCATTTAATGAAAGTGATAACGGCTTAATCAGCCTAAACACTCCGCAAGGACCGGTTAATCCGGTACAAGTGTCGGCGGAAATCCTTAAAGTGCTGGCTGAACGCGCCGAAGCAAGCTTAGGCAATCCCGTGCAAGGTGCGGTAATTACCGTGCCTGCATACTTTGATGATGCTCAGCGCCAAGGCACCAAAGATGCGGCGCAATTAGCGGGCTTAAATGTATTGCGCCTGCTTAACGAGCCGACCGCTGCCGCCATTGCTTATGGTCTGGACTCAGGCCAAGAGGGCGTGATTGCGGTATTTGATTTAGGCGGCGGCACCTTCGATATTTCAATTTTACGCCTGCATCGCGGCGTATTTGAAGTGTTGGCCACCGGTGGCGATTCCGCTCTGGGCGGCGATGACTTTGATCATATGCTGGCAGATTGGATCCAACAGCAAGCCAAGCTTACTGAGCTTAGCCCCAGTCAGCAGCGTAATTTGCTGGATGTGGCCTGTGCCGCTAAGCAAAGCCTGACCGATCAAGACTCCGTGCAAGTGAGCTGGCAAGGTTGGCAGGGCAGCTTAAGTCGCGATGAATTTGACGCGCTGATTTTACCTTGGGTGAATAAAACCTTGGTGGCTTGTCGCCGCGCCTTAAAAGATGCGGGCGTCACCGCCGCCGAGGTTCAAGAAGTGGTGATGGTGGGTGGCTCAACTCGGGTGCCGCTTGTGCGCACGCGCGTGGGTGAGTTTTTTGCCACCGAGCCATTGACCAGCTTGGATCCGGACAAGGTTGTTGCCATAGGTGCTGCCATTCAGGCAGATGTGCTAATTGGTAATAAGCCCGATAGCGATATGCTGTTGCTGGATGTGATCCCGCTGTCGTTGGGTCTTGAAACCATGGGCGGTTTGGTCGAAAAGGTAATCCCACGTAACACCACCATACCGGTGGCGCGTGCGCAGGAATTTACCACTTTTAAAGACGGCCAAACGGCGATGGCCATTCACGTGGTCCAAGGCGAGCGCGAGCTGGTGGCGGATTGTCGCTCTTTAGCACGCTTTAATTTGACCAATATTCCGCCGATGGCAGCGGGTGCGGCACATATTAAAGTGACCTTTCAGGTGGATGCTGACGGTTTATTGTCTGTGAGTGCCATGGAGAAGTCATCAGGCGTACAAGCGGCTATCGAAGTTAAGCCGTCTTATGGTTTAGATGAAGCCGAAATCAGCCAAATGCTGACCGCATCTTTTGAGCATGCCCAAAGCGACATAGATGCGCGCATGCTGGCCGAGCAAAAAGTAGAAGCGGCACGCGTCATTGAAAATATTAATAGTGCGCTGGCCGTTGACGCCGCGTTACTGAATGAATCTGAGCTGGCCAATATTGTGGCCAGTGTTGACTTGCTTGCGCAAGCCGCCAGCGGTGACGATTTGGCGGCCATTAAGCAAGCCGTCGAGAAAACAGACCAACAAACGGCTGACTTTGCCGCCCGACGCATGGATGCTTCCATTCGTCAGGCCTTGGCCGGACAACAAGTAGATAAGGTGTAA
- the hscB gene encoding co-chaperone HscB: MNYFELFGLTAQFEQDAQALAETYRGLQMQFHPDKFAAHPERERLQAVQRAAYINDAYTTLKQPLNRAEYLLSLQGVELNAEQQTLKDPLFLMQQMEWREQLEELGEAADIFAAIMAFEQELQQATNEYYAELTQQLAAADWHAAADTVRKLKFMTKLHAELERLEDAQQDF; encoded by the coding sequence ATGAATTACTTTGAGCTGTTTGGGTTAACTGCACAGTTTGAGCAAGACGCCCAAGCCCTAGCCGAGACTTATCGTGGGCTGCAAATGCAGTTTCACCCCGATAAATTTGCCGCACACCCTGAGCGAGAGCGTCTGCAGGCGGTACAACGTGCCGCCTATATTAACGACGCTTACACAACGCTTAAACAGCCGCTGAACCGCGCCGAATATTTATTGTCTTTGCAGGGTGTCGAGCTTAATGCCGAGCAGCAAACGCTCAAAGATCCGCTGTTTTTAATGCAGCAGATGGAATGGCGTGAGCAGCTCGAAGAGCTGGGTGAAGCCGCCGACATATTTGCCGCCATTATGGCCTTTGAACAAGAGTTGCAGCAGGCGACGAACGAGTATTATGCCGAGCTTACTCAGCAACTGGCGGCTGCCGACTGGCACGCCGCTGCCGATACGGTACGTAAACTTAAATTCATGACTAAGCTGCATGCCGAACTCGAACGTTTGGAAGATGCGCAGCAGGACTTCTAA
- the iscA gene encoding iron-sulfur cluster assembly protein IscA: MAITITDAAAHRVQTFLNNRGKGLGLRLGVKTSGCSGLAYVLEFVDELSEGDQVFEHGDVKVIVDSKSLVYLNGTELDFAKEGLNEGFKFNNPNTDGECGCGESFNV, translated from the coding sequence ATGGCGATCACCATTACCGATGCAGCGGCACACCGCGTGCAGACTTTCTTGAACAACAGAGGCAAAGGCTTAGGCTTACGCTTAGGGGTGAAAACCTCTGGCTGCTCGGGCCTGGCCTATGTGCTGGAATTCGTCGATGAACTGTCTGAAGGCGATCAAGTGTTCGAGCATGGCGATGTTAAAGTGATCGTCGATAGCAAAAGCTTGGTGTATCTGAACGGTACCGAACTCGACTTCGCCAAAGAAGGCTTGAACGAAGGCTTTAAGTTCAATAACCCCAATACCGATGGCGAATGCGGTTGCGGTGAAAGCTTTAACGTTTAA
- the iscU gene encoding Fe-S cluster assembly scaffold IscU, with protein MAYSEKVIDHYENPRNVGGFDKNDPTIATGMVGAPACGDVMKLQLKINDAGIIEDAKFKTYGCGSAIASSSLITEWVKGKSLEEAGSIKNTDIAEELALPPVKIHCSILAEDAIKAAIDDYKKKKNLA; from the coding sequence ATGGCTTACAGCGAAAAAGTAATAGATCACTATGAAAACCCCCGTAACGTCGGCGGTTTTGACAAAAACGACCCCACCATTGCCACTGGCATGGTAGGTGCACCGGCCTGTGGCGACGTAATGAAGCTGCAGCTTAAAATTAACGATGCAGGTATTATTGAAGACGCCAAGTTCAAAACCTACGGTTGTGGCTCGGCGATTGCCTCAAGCTCCCTTATCACCGAATGGGTGAAAGGTAAGAGCTTAGAAGAAGCAGGCAGCATCAAAAATACCGATATTGCCGAAGAGTTGGCTTTGCCGCCGGTGAAGATCCACTGCTCTATTTTGGCAGAGGATGCCATTAAGGCAGCCATCGACGATTATAAGAAGAAGAAAAACTTAGCGTAA
- a CDS encoding IscS subfamily cysteine desulfurase, with protein sequence MKLPIYLDYAATCPVDPRVAEQMMECLTPDGIFGNPASRSHRFGWQAEERVDIARNQIADLINADPREIVFTSGATESDNLAIKGIANFYGKKGKHIITSKTEHKAVLDPCRQLEREGYEVTYLEPQSSGLFTLEQIENAMRDDTILVSIMHVNNETGVIQDVKAIGELCRSRKIMFHVDAAQSVGKIDVDVNDMNIDLLSISAHKIYGPKGIGALYVSRKPRVRLEAQMHGGGHERGMRSGTLATHQIVGMGEALRIAKEEMHSEGERILALRQRLYNGLKDIEEVYVNGHLEQKVPGILNISFAYVEGESLIMALKDLAVSSGSACTSASLEPSYVLRALGLNDELAHSSIRFSIGRFTTEAQIDYAITLVNEAIGRLRDMSPLWEMFKDGIDLDQVEWAHH encoded by the coding sequence ATGAAACTGCCCATTTACCTCGACTATGCGGCTACCTGTCCGGTAGACCCACGCGTTGCCGAACAGATGATGGAATGCCTCACCCCTGATGGCATTTTTGGTAACCCCGCTTCTCGCTCGCACCGTTTCGGTTGGCAGGCAGAAGAGCGGGTTGATATCGCCCGTAATCAAATCGCCGACTTGATCAATGCGGATCCGCGCGAAATTGTCTTTACCTCTGGCGCCACCGAGTCTGATAACTTGGCCATCAAAGGCATTGCTAACTTCTACGGTAAAAAAGGTAAGCACATTATTACCTCTAAAACCGAGCATAAAGCAGTATTAGACCCTTGCCGTCAGTTAGAGCGTGAAGGCTATGAGGTTACCTATTTAGAGCCTCAGTCCAGCGGTCTGTTTACCCTTGAACAAATCGAAAACGCCATGCGTGACGACACCATCTTGGTGAGCATCATGCACGTGAATAACGAAACTGGTGTGATCCAAGACGTGAAAGCGATCGGTGAATTATGCCGCAGCCGTAAAATCATGTTCCACGTTGATGCCGCACAAAGCGTCGGTAAGATTGACGTCGACGTGAATGATATGAATATCGACTTGTTATCGATTTCAGCTCATAAAATTTACGGTCCTAAAGGCATAGGCGCGCTGTATGTATCGCGCAAGCCCCGCGTGCGCTTAGAAGCACAGATGCACGGTGGCGGTCACGAACGTGGCATGCGCTCAGGCACCTTAGCCACTCACCAAATTGTGGGCATGGGCGAAGCACTGCGTATTGCTAAAGAAGAAATGCACAGTGAAGGCGAGCGTATCTTAGCTTTACGCCAGCGCTTATATAACGGTCTGAAAGACATCGAAGAAGTGTATGTTAACGGCCACCTTGAGCAAAAAGTGCCAGGCATCCTGAATATCAGCTTCGCCTATGTTGAAGGTGAATCACTGATCATGGCGTTGAAAGACTTAGCCGTATCGTCTGGTTCGGCTTGTACTTCAGCCAGTCTTGAGCCTTCGTATGTATTGCGTGCTTTAGGTTTAAACGACGAATTAGCGCACAGCTCAATTCGCTTTAGCATCGGTCGCTTCACTACTGAAGCACAGATTGACTACGCCATTACACTGGTGAATGAAGCCATTGGCCGTCTGCGTGACATGTCTCCATTGTGGGAAATGTTTAAAGACGGAATAGATTTGGATCAAGTGGAATGGGCACACCATTAA
- the iscR gene encoding Fe-S cluster assembly transcriptional regulator IscR: MRLTSKGRYAVTAMLDVALHGDAGPVSLAHISERQGISLSYLEQLFARLRKHGLVSSVRGPGGGYLLGMAKASISVGAIIVAVDESVDATKCQGKGDCHNGSQCLTHTLWCALSDRISDFLEGISLAELVSQQAKRRVPEQQDNTLSLLTLD, encoded by the coding sequence ATGAGACTCACATCAAAAGGGCGTTATGCTGTAACAGCCATGTTGGATGTAGCCTTGCACGGTGATGCAGGACCTGTATCACTGGCTCATATCTCTGAGCGTCAGGGCATTTCTCTGTCTTACCTTGAGCAATTATTTGCCCGGTTGCGCAAACATGGCTTAGTGAGCAGTGTGCGCGGCCCCGGTGGCGGTTATTTGCTGGGCATGGCTAAGGCGTCTATTTCGGTGGGCGCGATTATAGTGGCGGTCGACGAATCCGTAGACGCCACTAAATGCCAAGGTAAGGGCGATTGTCATAACGGCAGTCAGTGTCTGACGCACACCTTATGGTGCGCTTTAAGTGACCGCATTAGCGATTTTTTAGAAGGCATTAGCTTGGCCGAGCTGGTAAGCCAGCAAGCCAAAAGGCGCGTGCCCGAACAGCAAGATAATACCTTAAGTCTGTTGACTCTGGATTAA
- the trmJ gene encoding tRNA (cytosine(32)/uridine(32)-2'-O)-methyltransferase TrmJ, which produces MLEQIRIVLVNTSHTGNIGSAARAMKTMGLTELWLVDPVNPIDDQAIALSAGAHDVLENARVVSTLAEAVADCGLVIGTSARSRTLSWPMLDAREAGEKVLREAPQHKVALVFGRERTGLSNDELHLCQFHVAIPANPDYSSLNLAMAVQTLSYEVRMAWLAAEQANAEPEAGYPLSADLERFYQHLEASLLETGFIIKAHPGQVMTKLRRLFNRARPEEQELNILRGILTSIQKSGRQ; this is translated from the coding sequence ATGCTTGAGCAAATACGCATCGTGTTGGTTAACACCTCACACACAGGAAATATCGGCTCTGCCGCCCGCGCCATGAAAACCATGGGACTCACTGAGCTTTGGCTGGTGGATCCGGTCAATCCTATCGACGATCAAGCCATAGCGCTGTCGGCCGGTGCCCACGACGTGTTAGAAAATGCGCGCGTGGTAAGCACCTTAGCGGAAGCAGTCGCCGACTGCGGGCTGGTGATTGGTACCAGTGCGCGCTCGCGCACCTTATCTTGGCCAATGCTGGATGCGCGTGAAGCGGGCGAAAAAGTGCTGCGCGAAGCACCACAGCATAAGGTGGCGCTGGTTTTTGGCCGCGAGCGTACCGGCTTAAGCAATGATGAACTGCACTTATGTCAGTTTCACGTGGCCATTCCGGCTAACCCGGATTACAGCTCATTGAACTTAGCTATGGCCGTACAAACACTCAGTTATGAAGTGCGCATGGCGTGGTTGGCTGCAGAGCAGGCCAACGCCGAGCCTGAAGCGGGCTATCCGTTGTCCGCTGACTTAGAGCGTTTTTATCAGCATTTAGAAGCAAGCTTGCTGGAAACCGGCTTCATCATTAAAGCGCATCCAGGCCAGGTGATGACTAAGTTACGCCGCCTATTTAATCGGGCTCGCCCCGAAGAGCAAGAGCTGAATATTTTGCGTGGTATCTTAACCTCTATCCAAAAAAGCGGTCGCCAATAA
- the nlpI gene encoding lipoprotein NlpI — MNHRLLLGPLVLVTCLLLGCSAPQAVKSTLVLPIPMQVSYESELGIARLGQMLNSPGLTPQQRAELFFQRGVIFDRVGLRAMARLDFNRALRERPDFADAYNLNGVYLTQNQDFDEAYESFDSALELAPDYTYANLNRGIALYYGGRPALAARDLKVFLDEEPTDPYRLLLWYLALEKIDPKSALQSLKNHQVQYGSDEWAWDIVNVYLGTADEEQLLNRISEESVDNQELAERLCEAYFYLAKRAQHNGEPQQAEVYFKLAIATNVYDFVEHRYSLLELDLAAEAANPTR, encoded by the coding sequence TTGAACCATAGATTATTGCTCGGCCCTTTAGTATTGGTAACTTGCTTATTGCTAGGTTGCAGTGCACCACAAGCAGTTAAATCAACCTTGGTGCTGCCTATTCCAATGCAGGTTTCATACGAGAGTGAGCTGGGAATTGCCCGTTTGGGGCAAATGCTAAACTCACCTGGCTTAACGCCACAGCAGCGCGCTGAATTATTTTTTCAGCGCGGCGTCATTTTCGATCGCGTAGGCTTACGCGCCATGGCGCGGCTCGATTTCAATCGCGCTCTTCGCGAGCGACCGGACTTTGCTGATGCCTATAATCTTAACGGCGTGTATTTAACACAGAATCAGGACTTTGACGAAGCGTATGAGTCTTTTGACTCGGCGCTGGAGCTGGCACCCGACTATACCTATGCCAACTTAAACCGCGGCATAGCGCTGTATTACGGCGGACGCCCAGCATTAGCGGCACGGGATCTGAAGGTGTTTCTCGATGAAGAGCCCACAGATCCGTACCGTCTATTGTTATGGTATTTAGCACTGGAAAAGATAGACCCTAAGTCAGCGCTCCAATCACTCAAAAATCATCAAGTGCAATATGGGAGTGATGAATGGGCGTGGGACATAGTGAATGTCTATTTAGGCACTGCCGATGAAGAGCAGTTACTGAACCGCATCAGTGAGGAAAGCGTGGATAATCAAGAGTTAGCCGAGCGCTTATGCGAAGCCTACTTTTACTTAGCCAAGCGAGCCCAGCACAACGGTGAGCCGCAACAAGCCGAAGTCTATTTCAAGTTGGCCATTGCCACTAACGTATATGATTTTGTTGAACACAGATATTCGTTACTGGAGTTAGACTTAGCCGCAGAAGCTGCTAATCCAACTCGCTAA
- the secF gene encoding protein translocase subunit SecF, with amino-acid sequence MFEILKTREPIRFMRHAKAASVFSLVLIALCFYSLFTKGLNWGLDFTGGTVVEVEFSQSVDLDEVRQQLDTAGLAGATVQNFGTSRDVLIRLAPHADGDVQQQGDGVLVAVQQANNPAEMKRLEFVGPAIGKELAEQGGLAILAALLCIMAYVGLRFEWRLASGAVMSLAHDVIITLGVFSWIQIEVDLTIVAALLTVIGYSLNDTIVVFDRVRESFRRVRTVSTVQVFNEAITDTLSRTLITSFTTLVVVVALFLKGGVLIHGFATALLLGIGFGTYSSIYIASAWAMMLGVKREHMLPPQIEKEGADQDPLV; translated from the coding sequence ATGTTTGAGATCCTCAAAACCCGAGAGCCCATTCGCTTTATGCGCCATGCCAAGGCGGCGTCTGTTTTTTCCTTGGTATTGATAGCGCTGTGTTTCTATTCTTTGTTTACCAAAGGCTTGAACTGGGGCTTAGACTTCACTGGCGGCACTGTAGTTGAAGTGGAGTTTAGTCAATCGGTAGACTTGGATGAAGTACGCCAGCAATTAGATACAGCCGGATTGGCGGGCGCCACAGTGCAAAACTTTGGTACCAGTCGTGATGTGTTAATACGCTTAGCACCCCACGCCGACGGTGATGTGCAGCAGCAAGGCGATGGCGTATTAGTGGCGGTACAACAAGCCAATAACCCAGCAGAAATGAAGCGCCTGGAGTTTGTGGGCCCCGCCATTGGTAAAGAGTTGGCGGAGCAGGGCGGCTTAGCCATTTTGGCCGCTTTACTGTGTATTATGGCCTACGTGGGGCTACGCTTTGAATGGCGCTTAGCCTCGGGTGCTGTGATGTCACTGGCGCACGATGTCATCATTACGCTCGGCGTATTCTCGTGGATCCAAATTGAAGTCGATTTGACCATAGTGGCGGCCTTGCTCACCGTAATCGGTTATTCGTTAAACGATACTATTGTGGTGTTTGATCGAGTGCGCGAAAGCTTTCGTCGCGTGCGCACGGTCAGCACGGTACAGGTATTTAACGAAGCTATTACCGATACCTTGAGCCGGACCTTAATTACCTCGTTCACCACATTAGTGGTGGTGGTGGCCTTGTTCTTGAAAGGCGGGGTACTTATCCACGGTTTTGCGACTGCATTGCTGTTGGGTATTGGTTTTGGTACTTACTCTTCTATCTATATAGCCAGCGCTTGGGCTATGATGTTGGGTGTGAAGCGTGAGCACATGCTCCCACCCCAGATTGAAAAGGAAGGGGCTGATCAGGACCCATTGGTATAG
- the secD gene encoding protein translocase subunit SecD: MLNRYPLWKYLMVIFVVAISFLYAAPNLFGEDPALQVSGTRGTQVTSEILVKTQQRLAAADIEIKSAALEDNQLLVRFRDTDDQLKGKELIAELLGDNYITALNLAPATPHWLQTIGAGPLKLGLDLRGGVHFLMEVDMDEALNRVQEQRIQDFRTDLREKRLRYSGVLSKDDGTLVVFRDADTRNQSLSYLRDRYPGLVFSERDSGDNFGLFATMSEQRLKEVKEYALQQNITIIRNRVNELGVAEPLVQRQGADRIVVQLPGIQDTARAKEILGATATLEFRLIDEKADLAAADAGRVPANSELMRDRNNRPVVLQKRVILTGEHIVDSSASMDEFSRPQVNISLDAPGGSRMADFTKDNVGRSMATVFTEYKTGDEKNEDGSSQLYKQQEVINIATIQSRLGRSFRITGIDSMAEAQNLSLLLRAGALIAPIQIVEERTIGPSLGKQNIENGIMAMLYGMLAVVIFMAIYYRKFGLVANVALFANLVIIIGVMSMVPGATMTLPGIAGIVLTIGMSVDANVLIFERIREELRDGRGVQQAIHVGYDKALGTIADSNITTLITAIILFAIGTGPIKGFAITLIIGILASMFTAIVGTRAIVNLLWGGKRLSKLSI, from the coding sequence GTGTTAAACCGATATCCGCTGTGGAAATACTTGATGGTGATCTTCGTGGTCGCCATCAGTTTTCTATATGCAGCACCCAATTTATTTGGTGAAGACCCCGCATTACAGGTATCCGGCACTCGCGGTACCCAAGTAACGAGCGAAATACTGGTTAAAACGCAGCAGCGTTTAGCAGCTGCGGACATAGAAATTAAAAGTGCCGCACTGGAAGACAATCAATTGTTGGTGCGTTTTCGCGACACCGACGACCAGCTGAAAGGCAAAGAATTAATCGCCGAGCTGTTGGGTGATAACTACATTACGGCCCTTAACTTGGCGCCCGCCACCCCCCATTGGTTACAAACCATAGGTGCTGGCCCGCTTAAATTAGGCTTGGACTTGCGCGGTGGTGTGCACTTTCTGATGGAAGTGGACATGGACGAAGCACTTAACCGTGTCCAAGAACAACGAATTCAAGACTTCCGTACCGATTTACGGGAAAAACGCCTGCGTTATTCGGGTGTATTGAGCAAAGACGACGGCACTTTAGTGGTGTTTCGTGACGCCGATACCCGCAATCAGAGTTTAAGTTATTTACGGGATCGTTACCCGGGCTTGGTGTTTTCTGAGCGCGACAGCGGCGATAACTTCGGCTTGTTTGCCACTATGAGCGAGCAGCGCTTAAAAGAAGTAAAAGAATACGCACTGCAGCAAAACATCACCATTATTCGTAACCGCGTTAACGAATTGGGTGTGGCCGAACCCTTGGTACAACGCCAAGGTGCGGATCGTATCGTAGTGCAACTGCCCGGTATTCAAGATACGGCGCGCGCCAAAGAGATTTTGGGTGCTACCGCGACTCTTGAGTTTCGTTTAATCGATGAGAAAGCCGACCTAGCCGCGGCCGATGCAGGTCGTGTACCCGCCAACAGTGAGTTGATGCGCGATCGTAATAATCGCCCCGTGGTGCTGCAAAAGCGAGTGATCTTGACTGGTGAGCACATCGTTGATTCCAGTGCCAGCATGGATGAGTTTAGTCGTCCGCAAGTGAACATCAGCTTGGATGCGCCCGGTGGTAGCCGCATGGCCGATTTTACCAAGGATAACGTAGGCCGCTCCATGGCGACTGTGTTTACCGAGTATAAAACCGGTGATGAAAAAAATGAGGATGGCTCAAGCCAGCTCTACAAACAGCAAGAAGTGATTAACATTGCCACCATACAATCACGTTTAGGCCGTAGTTTTCGCATTACCGGCATAGACTCGATGGCGGAAGCGCAAAATTTATCCTTATTGCTGCGCGCCGGTGCCTTAATCGCGCCTATTCAAATTGTGGAAGAGCGCACCATAGGCCCAAGCCTGGGCAAGCAAAATATCGAAAACGGTATTATGGCTATGTTGTACGGCATGTTGGCCGTGGTGATCTTCATGGCGATTTATTATCGTAAGTTTGGTTTGGTGGCGAACGTGGCTTTATTTGCCAACTTGGTGATCATCATAGGCGTGATGTCTATGGTGCCCGGTGCCACCATGACGCTGCCTGGTATTGCCGGTATCGTGCTGACCATAGGGATGTCGGTGGATGCCAACGTGCTTATCTTTGAGCGAATTCGTGAAGAGCTCAGAGACGGTCGCGGTGTACAGCAAGCCATACACGTGGGCTACGACAAGGCACTGGGTACCATTGCCGACTCCAACATTACCACCTTGATCACCGCAATTATCTTGTTTGCGATAGGCACGGGCCCCATCAAAGGCTTTGCCATCACCTTGATCATAGGTATTTTGGCTTCGATGTTTACCGCGATTGTGGGAACACGGGCCATAGTGAACTTGCTCTGGGGCGGCAAACGTCTCAGCAAATTGTCGATATGA
- the yajC gene encoding preprotein translocase subunit YajC — protein MNFISNAHAQGGAAGGGMEMIIMLAVFGLIFYFMIFRPQSKRVKEHKNLMSALGKGDEVLTNGGLVGKIAKITADSDYVLLSLSEQSQVTIKKDFITAVLPKGSIQSL, from the coding sequence ATGAACTTTATCTCTAACGCTCATGCTCAAGGTGGCGCTGCTGGTGGTGGCATGGAAATGATCATCATGCTGGCCGTATTTGGTTTGATTTTTTACTTTATGATTTTCCGTCCTCAGTCTAAGCGCGTTAAAGAGCACAAGAACCTGATGTCTGCTCTGGGCAAAGGCGACGAAGTGCTGACCAACGGTGGCTTGGTAGGCAAGATCGCAAAAATTACAGCCGACAGCGATTATGTGCTGCTGAGCTTGAGCGAGCAAAGCCAAGTGACCATTAAGAAGGACTTCATTACTGCCGTCCTGCCTAAGGGTTCTATTCAGTCCCTTTAA